TATACACTACTGCAAATGAAATATCCCCTTTCGCAGTTAAAGAAGGCTCTCCCACGCATTCGGAATTCCCTTTTGTGATTACAAGCTCAAGATCTTGCCAGCTGTCCCAGTTACCCGGAATCTCTTGCTTTGCTCTGTAAATTTCACAATCTATAGAAAAGTAAAAAGACCACTCCCCCATTGGGTTTTGATATAAATGCGGATGTTCAATTTTTCCTAAAGCCGGACTGACTGTAGTCATGGCAAGCGGTGAAGTCCATGTTATGCCATCATCATAGCTGAATGCATACATAAAATCCCGAAAATCAGGGTTCGTATATTTTTCATACACAAGTAAAAGGGTATCTCCATTCAAGCGTTCCAAATGCGGATTATCGGCATTAAACTCATTCTCAACTGCATTAATCGGGGGATCTAAACGGATGGCCTGCTCTATTCCGCTTGGGTTTGCTGTTGTATTTCGAATGATCCAAATATCTCCATCACCGGTAAACATAAATATATCTACCAAAGCAGGATTTGTTTTATTAAAAAGTGGCATTGGCCCACCTTGTAGTGAGGCGGGTTTTGCTATTCCGGATAAAGTCCATTCAGTAAAAGGCAAATCTGTAGAAGCTCTTGAAGCATAAATTATATCTACATTAATAAACGTATCGCAATCAAACGGATTCGTTGTAATATCCATGCCAAAAGTTTCGGCATAAGGCCTGATGTATTCCGGATTGCCCAGTAAATCGCATCCTTGCAGTGTATTGAGGTTATTCAGAAAAAATAAAGTAAAACCAAATAAATCACCGGGATAATAAAGGGCATAAAGGTGCAGACCATCTCCGGAGATATGAATCCCGTCTTCCCATCCGTAAGCAGAAAGTGGTTGCCTGTAAGCTGATTCATACTTATTCTGAAATGCAGGAGCAATACCGGGAGAAACGCCTGCTTTTATGCTGTCCCATTGAGCTGCTGTCTGACTGCTTGCGAAAAAACTAAAAAGTAGAAATATAAAAAGGATGTAATTTTTCATGGGTTCAATTTTTAAATAAAATTTCATTTAGTTTAGCGTCTCATTGATTATCTACCACCACTTCAACTTTTATTCTATCGGGATCTTCAAAAAATACGGCATAATAATTTTCACCTCCCGCATTGGGATGTTTATCCGTATAAAGAATTTCTACATTTTTCTCTTTTAACTCTTTAGTCAATTCATCAACAAACCCTTTGGTATTACATCGAAAAGCCAGATGATTCAGGCCAGTATTTTT
This genomic stretch from Chitinophagaceae bacterium harbors:
- a CDS encoding T9SS C-terminal target domain-containing protein; this encodes MKFYLKIEPMKNYILFIFLLFSFFASSQTAAQWDSIKAGVSPGIAPAFQNKYESAYRQPLSAYGWEDGIHISGDGLHLYALYYPGDLFGFTLFFLNNLNTLQGCDLLGNPEYIRPYAETFGMDITTNPFDCDTFINVDIIYASRASTDLPFTEWTLSGIAKPASLQGGPMPLFNKTNPALVDIFMFTGDGDIWIIRNTTANPSGIEQAIRLDPPINAVENEFNADNPHLERLNGDTLLLVYEKYTNPDFRDFMYAFSYDDGITWTSPLAMTTVSPALGKIEHPHLYQNPMGEWSFYFSIDCEIYRAKQEIPGNWDSWQDLELVITKGNSECVGEPSLTAKGDISFAVVYKNLVNNDSTDTYDIDPWFLPIKDTVNSVIERNPNFEVSIFPNPFTGSFQIQSNIEIEKVIVYNLFGQKVYESKLNDERTEILLKNISKGIYFIEIQTPLKLIRQKMLKN